Below is a window of Vibrio aerogenes DNA.
GGCTTCCCGCACTCGGCGCCGATATCCATCACACATCCGTATCCGGTTTGTCTTCCGGGGGTTATATGGCCGGGCAACTCTTTGTCGCACACTCTGCGATCATGCAAGGGGTCGGTATTGTTGGGGCCGGGCCTTACCTTTGTTCGGGATCCTGGCCACTTCCGTATGAAATAGCTTCGGTCACGACCTGTAAAAATCCTGAGTACGACTTCTGGAAACCCAATACACCGCACTTAATTGCAAAAACTATCTTGCTGTCTGAAACTGGCAAAATCGATAATATCAAGCACCTGAAAAATGCCCGGTATTACATTTTTGGTGGTCTGAATGATCAGACAGTCAGACCCGGAGTTGTGGATGAGAATATCCGGTTTTTCCGGGCGCTCGGCGTGAATGAAAGAGACATCTGGCATGACAACAATGTGGAGGCCGGACATGCTTTTATTACCGACAACCCTGAAGATAGTGCGTGCCCGGTTACACAGTCGCCTTATATCAATAATTGCGGGTTTTCTCAGGCTGAACGGGTTTTATCGCAGATCTATCCTGAGTTTACGTCTGACGAAACAAACCCGGCGGCGACGCCCCAGGCTTTTGATCAGTCTGAATTCATCTCTGAGCCTTTCACCAGCATGGATGACACCGGCTATGTTTATATTCCGCCGCAATGTAAAACCGGCACGACCTGTGCGGTGCATGTGGTGTTTCATGGCTGCCGGCAGGGCGTGACGGTGATTGGTGATAAATTCTATACCGGCACCGGATATAACCAATATGCCGATGCGAATAATCTGATTTTGCTTTACCCGCAGGTGCACCGTTCAGACAAACTGACTGCAACAGAACCAGACAACCCCAAAGGCTGCTGGGATTATTGGGGCTTCTCTGAGCCGGAAAATCCTTTCGGAGACTTTTACACCAAAGATGCACCGCAAATCCGTGCGGTTTACCGGATGATTCAGCGGCTGACCAGCTCAGAGGAGTGACTCTGATTTCTGGTCAGTGTTTATGAGAGTGCTTTGTTTCCCCGCGACTGCGGGGAAATATGAGACCGACACTTATATCCGGTTCACGCCGGGATACTGATTTCCTTAAATCAAGTGCCTGTCCCCGTAAAGCTTTTCTGTCAGGTACTTCTTTTCACCAGCAGCAGACTTCCGCCTAAACCGATAAACAACCCGCCACTGATACGGTGAAACCAGTGCACGTAACGTGCCTGAGAAAATACGCCACCGGCTTTATCTGCCAGATAACCATAAGTAAACAAAGCTGAAAAAGAAATAGCCATAAATATCAGAGTCATCACCATAAATTGAGTGAACAGCTGATGATGGTTATCGATAAATTGTGGGAACAGAGCGACAAAGAACAGGATCGGTTTTGGGTTGGTCGCTGCAACCAAAAAACCTTCCCGGTAAAAAGAGAACAGACTGCGGTGCTGCCTTTTTTCTCCTGCGGGTGCAATCAAACTACGCTTTCTGCCGGTGAGCAGCTGTTTGACACCCAGATAAATCAGATACACGGCACCTGTGACTTTTACCGCAGTAAACAGTAAGGCAGAAGAGAGTAAAATGGCACTCAGGCCACTGACAGAAAGTGTCGACAGAAAAAGCAATCCGGTAATATTGCCCAATGCCGAAGCCATTACGGTTTTCGTACCGCTTACTGCGCCGTTATAAACCGCGAGAAAAACCGCCGGGCCGGGGCTGATGACATAGAAAAATGAAACGAAGAAGTAAATTCCGAGCGTATGCAGATCCATCTGATCCTCCGTGAATCAAAGTGTCCATTAGTGACAAAATTGAGGGCAGATGTCAATCGACTAGCCTGAACTCACCGGTGCAGTCCTTTTTACCTGAAAATGACACAATTATTATGTGGTCATTTTGAACCTGAATTATGATTAAAAGATTCAATGAGTCGACCAGGGAAATGATAGATGGGCAATAAAAAAATTGCGGTTTTAATTGATTCTGAAAATACGCCCTATATTAAGCTGAATTCGATAATTGAAGAATTATCGCGCTTTGGGCAGATTATCGTAAAACGCGCCTACGGTGACTTTTCAACCGAACATTTGAAAAACTGGAAGCAACCTTTAAACGAGTTAGCAATCCAGGCGAAGCAGCAATTTGCCTATACATCAGGAAAAAACTCTACCGATTCACTTATGATCATTGATGCGATGGATCTATTATATTCACAGCGGTTTGATGTCTTTGCTTTGATTTCCAGTGATAGTGATTTTACCAGTCTTGCGACCCGGTTGAGAGAATCTGAAATACATGTTGTTGGTGTGGGGAAAGCAATGACTCCCACTTCTTTTAAAAATGCGTGCGATGATTTTATAGCGATTGAAAATTTAAATGGTGGCCCGGAGCCGGAAGCACAGCAAAGTAGTATGCTGGAGTCTGAGCGGGAGCTATGGCAACTGATGCATCAGGCCTGGCAAAACTACCGGGATGACTCTGGCTGGGTAAAGCTTGGAGAAGCAGGAAAATATTTAAAACGGCTTAAGCCAGATTTTGACTCAAGAAATTATGGTTTAAAGAAGCTTTCTGATTTTTTCGATAAATATCCGGCCCGTTATAAAACGAGACAATCTAAAGGCGCCGGGCTGGAGTTTCGGTTCATCATAAAGTCTTCCGGTCAGTAAAAAATGCTCTCAGGATCGGGTTAAATCTTATTCAACTTGGAATTCAAAGTACAACAGACCCAGTCTGACAGGTCAAAGAAATATTTGAACTGGTCTTTAAACAGTAGCTGAATCACCCCGACCATTCATCGGCTAGGGTGATTATTGAAAAAAGTGAGTATTTACTGACAATCAATCGTTCCCAGCGGCATTCTGCAAAGCACAATAAGGACACACACCACTAAAAGAAAACCATCAACCTCACTATGACCAGCCGTACCCGATCACCAAAAAATCACAAATCGAACATGAAAATTAAGGGGTGTGGTTGAAGTTTATACAGATAAGGAGAAAAATCGTAAATCTCAGGCAGGGCAAAGCAACTTAAATCTTCAAACCATCAATCCGGGATTTATTCAGCGCAGTTTTCGTTGATTTCAGGCTTTCGGCAGAGCCGACCCAAATTCGTCGCCTTCGCTCAAGTCCGGTCATCAGCTTCAGGCACTCAGTTTGGTTAAGAGAAAGTCGGGTAAGTATCTCCGGCTGGTGTGCGTCGATAAATCCGCGTTTATCTTCACGGATCTGGCGGCCTGCCAGATCCACCCATTCGATATAATCCATCAGCCGGAAGGGAATCCCGTCTGGTTGCTCCAGAAGTTCATAACCAATAAATGGGAAGAGGCCGTGCGGCGTCGGCTGGTTTGCTTCCAGAGAATCCAGTCGTTTTTTCAGGGAGGTGTATTCTGAGGTTTCCGGCGTTTCAGCAATTTTGGTGCGGACCGGATTCAGGTCGACATAAGTCATCGCTGCCAGCACCGCTTTTTCATCTAACAGGGCCTGAGATTTAAACCGGCCTTCCCAGAAATGACCGGTGCAACCGTCCTCCCGGTTGGCTTGCAGGGCAATCTCAAAGTTCAGCTCTTTCATCATCCAGCTCAGGGAATACAGGCGTCTCCGCCAGCGGTGAATCAGCTGTTCACAACATTGATATTCTGCTTTGCCCGTTAACTGACGTTTGATATACCGTTGTATGATGGTCGGCAGTTGATGCTCCGTTTGCCAGCGGCCAATCACAGCATCATTGCTGAGAGATTCTGCCTTCGCGCGGTTGATATGAACGACCAGATGATAGTGGTTTGACATCACCGCATACGCGCAGATATCAATACAATAAATATTGGCTAATTTGAGGATTCGATGTTCCAGCCAGTCACGCCGGTGTTCGTAAGATCGACCGGACACCTCATCTTCCCCACATAAAAATGACCGGCGCACACAACGGGACACGCAGTGATAATAAGGCGTGACGTCCAGAGAAATCAGCTGTGAGCGGGGAGTGGTCATTTGCAAGCCTGGTGAGTTATGAATCTCCCGAGCATGCGACAAGATGTTTCTGCTGAAAAGGAGTGAATCCGAGTCCTGCGGGGCAGGAAACAATCATGATGAAATATGAAGTAAAGAGAAGACTGAGACTTCGTGATACCGGTCTGCTTTTTGAGCAGAGGCAGAAGTCTGAGTGGCGTTAAACGCCTGTCCTGATAAATCCTATTTTTCACGCCGGGATACTGATTTCCTTAAATCAAGTGCCTGTCCCCGTAAAGCTCTGTGTACGAATCAATATAGTGTTGAATACAAACACCGATGATTGAAGGGTTTTCCGGGGTTTTACTTGTCGGTTTAGCCGGTAAAATTGCTTTCAGTGAAAAATAACAACGATGTGATTTGAGGAAAATAACGGATGAAACAAAATATTGTTCACATTGCGCTGGTTGTGAAAGATTACGATGAAGCGATTGATTTCTACGTCAACAAACTTCAGTTTGAGCTGATTGAAGATTGTTATACCCAAACCACCTGAAGATGCGGTGTTCAGTGAGATTTGTCCGGGCTTGAAACAAGGCACTGATTTGAGAACATAGTCATTCTACGTTGAGAGTCAGTAACGCTGGGTCAAGCCCGGACAAACTCACCCGCAGGGCGTCAGCCGAAACGCACATTTCTGCGTCAGGTGAATTTGACAGGTGTTTACCTGCCTGCATTCACCTTCCTTGAACTGTACTTTTCGGCTGGCGCTGAATCATGCATATTCAGGTCGTTTGGGTATATTCACCTGAGCAGGACAAGCGTTGGGTGGTGGTCGCGCCACCCAATTCACATGGGGTGACTTTACTGCTGGCGAGAGCGTCCAAACCTGAGCAACATGATTTTATTGGCAACCAGGCAGGCGGACGGGTATTTCTTTTCTTAAATACGGATGATTTCTGGCGGGATTACAACCGGATGAAATCAATCGGCATCAAATTTGTTCGCGATCCAAAAGCGCAGGATTACGGCACCGTTGCCGTGTTTGAAGACTTATATGGCAATCTTTGGGATTTGCTGCAACTAAATCCGGAACACCCGATGGCAAAAAGATAACGCCGCCCCGTTTCAAATTTCCGGGGCTGACTGATTCCGAAAGCCCCAATTCACTTCTTAAACCGCACTGTGTTGCGCCATACCAGCGGGGCCGGGAATGACAAGGTTTTTCCCTGTGCTTCGCCGCCGGAGACTGCTTTCAGCCGGGCGATAATTGCGCCGGCCATATCTTCCAGCGGCTGCGAGAAGGTTGTCAGCTGATAGCCTTCCCAGCTGGCTTGTTCAATATCATCAAACCCGACCACACAAAGCTCATCCGGCACGGATAAGCCGAATTCTTTTCCGGCGACATCCAGAAAGCCACAGGCCAGCAGGTCGGTGACGCAGAAGACGCCGTCCGGCCGCTGACTTGAAGCGAGCAATTGTCTGGCGGCTTTTGCTCCGGAGTCATAGCAGGTTGGCCCAAGACGAACCAGTTCGCAGGTTTGATCGTCGCTTAAACATTGCCGGAATAGATTCTCCCGTGTCAGCAGGCTGGGCGACTGAATGGTCGATGACACCACCGCCAGCTTTTTGCACCCGGCACGGGTTAACATATGGTGCGCTTCGCTGATGGCGGACGAGTAATCCAGCTGGATGTGGTCACTGCCCTCAAACTGACCATTACGGTTGATCAGGATGACGTGCTGACCACTTTGTATGCAGCTTTGTACAAATTCACTGCCCGGTGTGCCGGAAAGCACAATCGTCGCTGCTGCCCGGTAGTTCAGGGTTTGTTGCAGCGCCCGGTTAATGTTGTCTTTGTCACCGTCCGTATTGATCAGCATGACGGCCCGGTTGGCCGCCTGAAGCTGTTTGGTCAGTGTATCAAGCAGTTTGGCCTGATAGGGTGCATTCAGATCCGCACCCAGAATACACACCGGGCGGCTTTCCACTTTGGATAATCCACGGGCCAGATGGTTGACGTGATAGTTAAGTTGCTCTGCCGCCCACATCACTTTCTCGCGGGTCTCTTTGGAAACACTGGCTCCGGCGGTAAAGGTTCTGGAGACGGCAGACCGGGAAACACCGGCTAACCGGGCGACTTCTGCTGCACTGGCAATCGGTTTCTGACTCATGAATTAGGTTCCGCTGTTATTTCTTGCTGTTTTTATTGGCTATTTGATTTTATGAACGACTATTTCAACGAACATCTGTTTCAACGAACATCTGTTTCAATTCGCTTCTGCTTCGGCGAGTGATGATTCCGGTGCAGGAAGGCATCCGTTTTGTCGCAACATTTTTACCATACTGACGGTTGCTTCGGCCAGCTCAATCAACATCGGCTTCGGTGTTTCAAACCATTCATCCGGATGCAGTTCGCGGGTTTTACGGATATGGGTGATGGCAGACATCAGGGTCGGGTACAGGTCAGGAAACTCCAGATGCAGGAAAATCGCGACCACGGTGACAGAGCGGCTGCGGCCACCGCGGCAGTTGACCAGCACGTTGCCTTTTTCCCGCACCTTATAAGATGG
It encodes the following:
- a CDS encoding NYN domain-containing protein, with translation MGNKKIAVLIDSENTPYIKLNSIIEELSRFGQIIVKRAYGDFSTEHLKNWKQPLNELAIQAKQQFAYTSGKNSTDSLMIIDAMDLLYSQRFDVFALISSDSDFTSLATRLRESEIHVVGVGKAMTPTSFKNACDDFIAIENLNGGPEPEAQQSSMLESERELWQLMHQAWQNYRDDSGWVKLGEAGKYLKRLKPDFDSRNYGLKKLSDFFDKYPARYKTRQSKGAGLEFRFIIKSSGQ
- a CDS encoding extracellular catalytic domain type 2 short-chain-length polyhydroxyalkanoate depolymerase, whose protein sequence is MNIHANAASQRLPALGADIHHTSVSGLSSGGYMAGQLFVAHSAIMQGVGIVGAGPYLCSGSWPLPYEIASVTTCKNPEYDFWKPNTPHLIAKTILLSETGKIDNIKHLKNARYYIFGGLNDQTVRPGVVDENIRFFRALGVNERDIWHDNNVEAGHAFITDNPEDSACPVTQSPYINNCGFSQAERVLSQIYPEFTSDETNPAATPQAFDQSEFISEPFTSMDDTGYVYIPPQCKTGTTCAVHVVFHGCRQGVTVIGDKFYTGTGYNQYADANNLILLYPQVHRSDKLTATEPDNPKGCWDYWGFSEPENPFGDFYTKDAPQIRAVYRMIQRLTSSEE
- a CDS encoding LysE family translocator produces the protein MDLHTLGIYFFVSFFYVISPGPAVFLAVYNGAVSGTKTVMASALGNITGLLFLSTLSVSGLSAILLSSALLFTAVKVTGAVYLIYLGVKQLLTGRKRSLIAPAGEKRQHRSLFSFYREGFLVAATNPKPILFFVALFPQFIDNHHQLFTQFMVMTLIFMAISFSALFTYGYLADKAGGVFSQARYVHWFHRISGGLFIGLGGSLLLVKRST
- a CDS encoding LacI family DNA-binding transcriptional regulator — protein: MSQKPIASAAEVARLAGVSRSAVSRTFTAGASVSKETREKVMWAAEQLNYHVNHLARGLSKVESRPVCILGADLNAPYQAKLLDTLTKQLQAANRAVMLINTDGDKDNINRALQQTLNYRAAATIVLSGTPGSEFVQSCIQSGQHVILINRNGQFEGSDHIQLDYSSAISEAHHMLTRAGCKKLAVVSSTIQSPSLLTRENLFRQCLSDDQTCELVRLGPTCYDSGAKAARQLLASSQRPDGVFCVTDLLACGFLDVAGKEFGLSVPDELCVVGFDDIEQASWEGYQLTTFSQPLEDMAGAIIARLKAVSGGEAQGKTLSFPAPLVWRNTVRFKK
- a CDS encoding VOC family protein; the encoded protein is MKQNIVHIALVVKDYDEAIDFYVNKLQFELIEDCYTQTT
- a CDS encoding VOC family protein, which codes for MHIQVVWVYSPEQDKRWVVVAPPNSHGVTLLLARASKPEQHDFIGNQAGGRVFLFLNTDDFWRDYNRMKSIGIKFVRDPKAQDYGTVAVFEDLYGNLWDLLQLNPEHPMAKR
- a CDS encoding transposase codes for the protein MTTPRSQLISLDVTPYYHCVSRCVRRSFLCGEDEVSGRSYEHRRDWLEHRILKLANIYCIDICAYAVMSNHYHLVVHINRAKAESLSNDAVIGRWQTEHQLPTIIQRYIKRQLTGKAEYQCCEQLIHRWRRRLYSLSWMMKELNFEIALQANREDGCTGHFWEGRFKSQALLDEKAVLAAMTYVDLNPVRTKIAETPETSEYTSLKKRLDSLEANQPTPHGLFPFIGYELLEQPDGIPFRLMDYIEWVDLAGRQIREDKRGFIDAHQPEILTRLSLNQTECLKLMTGLERRRRIWVGSAESLKSTKTALNKSRIDGLKI